The Sphingobacterium bambusae genome includes a window with the following:
- the lptB gene encoding LPS export ABC transporter ATP-binding protein, translated as MILKAEHLIKKYKQRTVVNDVSFHVEQGEIVGLLGPNGAGKTTSFYMIVGLIKPNDGHVFLDDQEITQDAMFQRAQKGIGYLAQEASVFRKLSVENNILAVLEIHYPNKQERLEKLEELLAEFSLNRVRKNRGDLLSGGERRRTEIARALAANPHFILLDEPFAGVDPIAVEEIQTIVSKLKRKNIGVLITDHNVQETLSITDRAYLLTEGKIMLTGTPEEIADNELARKFYLGRHFELRRKKL; from the coding sequence ATGATATTAAAGGCCGAACATTTAATCAAAAAATACAAACAACGTACTGTTGTTAACGACGTATCTTTTCATGTGGAACAGGGAGAAATCGTTGGATTGCTCGGCCCTAATGGAGCTGGAAAGACCACTTCATTTTATATGATCGTGGGCTTGATCAAGCCGAACGACGGCCATGTATTTCTGGATGATCAGGAGATCACGCAGGATGCTATGTTTCAGCGTGCACAAAAAGGTATCGGCTATCTGGCACAGGAAGCCTCGGTATTCCGCAAACTCTCGGTAGAGAATAACATCCTAGCGGTGTTGGAAATTCACTACCCAAACAAGCAGGAACGCTTAGAAAAGTTGGAAGAACTGCTGGCTGAATTTAGTCTGAACAGGGTGCGTAAAAACCGTGGAGATCTTCTCTCAGGGGGAGAACGCAGAAGAACGGAGATTGCACGTGCACTGGCTGCCAACCCGCATTTTATCCTGTTGGATGAACCCTTCGCTGGTGTTGACCCCATAGCTGTGGAAGAGATCCAAACCATTGTCTCGAAATTGAAGCGTAAGAACATTGGCGTGCTCATTACCGACCATAACGTGCAGGAAACGCTTTCCATCACGGATAGAGCCTATCTTTTGACCGAAGGGAAAATTATGCTTACCGGCACACCAGAAGAAATTGCAGACAATGAACTTGCTCGCAAGTTCTACCTCGGACGTCATTTCGAGTTAAGA
- the recJ gene encoding single-stranded-DNA-specific exonuclease RecJ, translated as MQKRWVVKPKNDVKKTNKLRDELGVSPIIAELLLNRGIESFDAAKYFFRPMLDSLHDPFLMKDMDQAISRIERAIGNKEKILIYGDYDVDGTTAVSVVYSFFRDFHSGLEFYIPDRYLEGYGISNAGIDYAAAHGFTLIIALDCGIKAIDKVNYAQAKGIDFIIGDHHLPGESIPDAVAVLDPKRVDCSYPYKELSGCGIGFKIIQAFIQKNAMDMQLAYQYLDLVAVSIASDIVPITGENRILTHFGLKKLNTNPNCGLQALINLSSNKTGQFSVNDIVFQIGPRINAAGRIEHAKDAVKLLISKSLQEAKDYSVTVDDQNNLRKDFDLKITEEALDIINNDEILKARKSTVLFKEDWHKGVIGIVASRLTEKYYRPTIILTQTNGHIAGSARSVIGFDLYEALSECSDLLEQYGGHKYAAGLTMSLENVPAFQEKFEQVVSSSIKPEMLQQEVLIEAELGFKDIDAKFYRLLRQFEPFGPHNEAPILLTSKVFGSGYIVGSNHIKITVRQEGGFSFECIGFGLASAIDHINAGKPFDMCYTIEENNWRGKKNLQLNIKAIRY; from the coding sequence ATGCAAAAAAGGTGGGTAGTAAAGCCAAAAAATGATGTCAAAAAAACGAACAAACTGCGTGACGAACTGGGTGTAAGTCCGATTATCGCAGAGTTGCTCTTAAACCGGGGCATCGAGAGCTTTGACGCCGCCAAGTATTTTTTCAGACCGATGCTGGATAGCTTGCATGATCCTTTTCTCATGAAAGATATGGACCAAGCGATATCCCGAATCGAACGTGCTATTGGCAATAAGGAAAAAATACTGATCTACGGCGATTATGACGTTGATGGAACTACAGCCGTATCCGTTGTCTACAGTTTCTTTCGGGATTTTCATTCGGGGTTAGAATTTTATATTCCCGATCGATATTTGGAAGGCTACGGGATATCAAACGCTGGTATCGACTACGCCGCAGCACACGGATTTACATTGATCATTGCGTTGGACTGTGGCATCAAGGCGATCGATAAAGTCAACTATGCACAAGCGAAAGGGATCGACTTCATCATTGGCGATCACCATTTGCCCGGTGAATCCATTCCGGATGCCGTTGCCGTACTTGATCCGAAGCGTGTGGATTGCTCCTACCCTTACAAAGAGCTTTCTGGATGTGGGATTGGCTTCAAGATTATCCAGGCATTTATCCAAAAGAACGCGATGGACATGCAGTTGGCCTACCAATACTTGGATCTTGTTGCCGTGAGCATAGCGTCCGACATTGTGCCCATAACCGGTGAAAACCGCATCCTTACGCATTTCGGACTAAAAAAGCTGAATACCAACCCTAATTGTGGCCTGCAGGCATTGATCAATCTTTCCTCCAATAAAACGGGGCAGTTTTCGGTGAACGATATTGTTTTCCAGATCGGACCACGCATAAACGCCGCCGGCAGAATTGAACACGCCAAAGATGCCGTAAAATTACTGATTTCGAAATCATTGCAAGAGGCGAAGGACTATTCCGTTACGGTTGATGATCAAAACAATCTGCGTAAGGACTTCGACCTAAAGATAACCGAGGAAGCGCTGGACATCATCAATAACGATGAAATATTAAAAGCTAGAAAATCCACGGTCTTGTTTAAGGAAGATTGGCACAAAGGGGTAATTGGCATCGTAGCATCCCGTTTAACGGAAAAATACTACCGCCCGACGATCATCTTAACACAAACCAATGGACATATTGCAGGGTCAGCACGATCGGTGATCGGCTTCGACCTGTATGAAGCGCTTAGCGAATGTAGTGATTTGCTGGAGCAGTATGGTGGACACAAATACGCTGCCGGCTTAACCATGAGCTTGGAAAACGTGCCAGCCTTTCAAGAAAAATTTGAACAGGTAGTGAGCAGCAGCATAAAACCGGAGATGCTGCAACAGGAAGTACTCATAGAGGCCGAATTGGGCTTCAAAGATATCGATGCTAAGTTCTACCGTTTGCTCCGTCAATTTGAGCCCTTCGGGCCACACAATGAGGCCCCTATACTATTGACCAGTAAAGTATTTGGAAGCGGCTATATTGTGGGCAGCAACCATATTAAGATCACGGTACGCCAAGAAGGGGGCTTTAGTTTTGAGTGTATCGGCTTTGGCTTGGCTAGTGCCATCGATCACATCAATGCGGGAAAGCCTTTTGATATGTGTTACACGATCGAAGAGAACAACTGGAGAGGCAAAAAGAATTTACAATTAAATATCAAAGCAATTCGATATTAA
- a CDS encoding MBL fold metallo-hydrolase: protein MIQAYSLYEGSFSVDASKEFVPFDSRKDDPLSRKGSIFVHVHPFLIVADDGLILCDTGLGFTDEQGELLLHQHIRQLGYEPEDVKYVLMSHLHKDHTGGMVDFKGGKARIAFPNAEYYVQRGEWEYAFSGENPSYKTEIFDVIQRSGNLVLLDGEGQINHQIAYEVNGAHTPFHQAFHMHVGGEHYFFGGDVLPEPEEIFKNFIAKYDYDGRAARDLRKQYWEEGRADNWTYLFYHSKSIAIGKGEQREDGSFRIVDVSVK, encoded by the coding sequence ATGATTCAAGCATACTCTCTGTACGAAGGCTCTTTTTCTGTCGACGCTTCAAAAGAATTTGTTCCCTTTGACTCCCGAAAAGATGATCCATTAAGCCGTAAAGGCTCCATTTTTGTTCATGTTCATCCCTTTCTAATCGTTGCTGATGATGGACTTATCCTTTGTGATACAGGTCTGGGCTTCACGGACGAGCAAGGTGAGCTGTTGCTTCATCAGCACATTCGACAGTTGGGCTATGAGCCGGAGGATGTAAAATATGTGTTGATGTCTCATCTGCATAAGGATCATACCGGAGGGATGGTTGATTTCAAAGGTGGTAAGGCGCGTATCGCCTTTCCCAATGCGGAATATTATGTGCAGCGTGGTGAATGGGAGTATGCTTTTAGTGGCGAAAACCCTTCCTACAAAACTGAGATTTTCGATGTGATTCAACGCAGCGGTAATTTGGTTCTGTTGGATGGTGAAGGGCAGATCAATCACCAGATTGCATACGAAGTTAATGGTGCACATACACCTTTTCATCAAGCGTTCCATATGCATGTTGGCGGCGAGCATTATTTCTTTGGCGGTGATGTATTGCCTGAGCCCGAGGAGATCTTTAAGAATTTTATCGCCAAGTATGATTACGATGGACGTGCTGCGCGCGACTTGAGGAAACAATACTGGGAGGAAGGAAGAGCTGACAATTGGACTTATCTTTTTTATCATTCTAAAAGTATTGCTATCGGCAAAGGAGAACAACGTGAGGATGGATCCTTCAGGATTGTCGATGTTTCCGTCAAGTAG
- a CDS encoding YceI family protein produces MKKPILFLALIFAITSVFAQKTTLKIDSKASSIKWVAKKVVGGHEGTINIKNGTLQTEKNKITGGEFVIDMNSMLCPDAPKLTDHLKNEDFFNVPQYGTAKLVITKVDNSKANPVITGNLTIKDKTKAISFPVKVTNATANGLEAEAIGIKINRLDFDIKYRSASFFSDLGNRAIEDEFTLDVKIKAVK; encoded by the coding sequence ATGAAAAAACCAATTCTATTTTTGGCTCTAATTTTCGCCATAACATCCGTATTCGCGCAAAAGACAACACTTAAAATCGATAGCAAAGCATCCAGCATAAAATGGGTAGCAAAAAAAGTTGTCGGTGGACATGAAGGCACCATCAACATCAAAAATGGAACGTTACAGACCGAAAAAAACAAGATTACTGGCGGAGAATTCGTTATCGACATGAATTCCATGCTGTGCCCCGACGCTCCAAAACTAACAGACCATTTGAAAAACGAAGATTTTTTCAACGTACCTCAATACGGAACAGCAAAGCTTGTCATTACCAAGGTGGACAACAGCAAGGCTAATCCGGTAATCACGGGCAACCTGACCATCAAAGACAAAACAAAAGCGATCTCCTTTCCCGTGAAGGTGACAAACGCAACGGCTAACGGCTTAGAGGCTGAAGCCATAGGCATAAAGATCAACCGCCTTGACTTTGACATCAAGTATCGCTCGGCAAGCTTTTTCTCCGACTTAGGCAATCGTGCCATCGAAGATGAATTCACGTTAGATGTGAAGATCAAAGCTGTGAAGTAA
- a CDS encoding cation:proton antiporter regulatory subunit yields MSIVRESDLIGIGKKYQIETEAGDNMVVVIHDDGRRELYRSEDDDSETHCVMTLSDEESRQVAGIIGGLSYKPKALETMEVALDDLRIEWYKVGASSDGVHKTIGELGVRQRTGASIIAAIREEETIINPGPEYVITPDTTLVVAGKKANIKLLKEILI; encoded by the coding sequence ATGTCTATAGTTAGAGAAAGTGACTTGATTGGTATCGGGAAAAAGTACCAAATCGAGACGGAAGCAGGCGATAACATGGTCGTTGTGATTCATGATGACGGAAGACGCGAGCTTTATCGTTCGGAAGATGATGACAGTGAAACGCATTGTGTGATGACCCTGTCAGACGAAGAATCTCGTCAGGTTGCCGGAATAATTGGCGGACTATCCTACAAACCCAAAGCTTTGGAAACCATGGAGGTCGCTTTAGACGATCTGCGTATAGAATGGTATAAAGTAGGGGCTTCCAGTGATGGTGTGCACAAGACTATCGGTGAGTTGGGCGTTCGTCAGCGTACTGGCGCTTCTATTATTGCCGCTATACGAGAAGAAGAAACGATCATCAACCCAGGTCCAGAATATGTGATTACGCCGGACACAACCTTAGTTGTCGCCGGGAAAAAAGCAAATATTAAACTGTTAAAGGAAATTCTAATTTAA
- a CDS encoding cation:proton antiporter has product MLSPTLVLEVGIAVFLVAVVGLLANRLRFSVIPFFIIIGMVVGQHAPQFWHIDLTFTESKPFIDFMGRLGVLFLLFYLGLEFSVGRLMKSGKAIVTGGSIYVALNFVSGLLIGWLMDLPFKEIMVLCGVMTSSSTAIVAKVLTDLKRTANPETEIIMGMIMFDDLFIAMHISFLSGLILTGGTSFWSVLGTSLMALGFILAFLVLGRKLVPAIDKLLQDKSSELFILIVFSLLFIIAGFSETIHVAEAIGALMAGLVFADSKYIKKIEGMIAPYRDFFGAMFFFSFGLSIDMYTLGGAVGWAALAAVITIFGNLASGYFAAKFSGRKPKASFDIGFTLSARGEFSIIMANIGKAGALMPIIQSFVVVYVLILSIVSPLLTKESRNLWHLLFGKDQAPVKVKKTLEQLEESVKRSS; this is encoded by the coding sequence ATGTTGTCACCTACCTTAGTATTGGAAGTCGGTATTGCTGTGTTTTTGGTTGCCGTGGTTGGCCTATTGGCCAATCGGTTACGCTTTTCGGTGATTCCGTTTTTCATTATTATCGGTATGGTGGTGGGGCAGCATGCTCCACAGTTTTGGCATATCGACCTCACTTTCACCGAAAGCAAGCCCTTCATTGATTTTATGGGTCGTTTGGGTGTCCTTTTCCTCTTGTTCTACTTGGGCTTGGAATTCTCCGTTGGTCGTCTGATGAAGTCTGGCAAGGCGATCGTGACAGGTGGGTCAATCTATGTAGCGCTCAATTTCGTGTCCGGACTGTTGATCGGTTGGTTGATGGATCTGCCCTTTAAGGAAATTATGGTGCTTTGTGGGGTGATGACTAGCTCTTCGACGGCTATTGTAGCCAAGGTTTTGACAGACTTGAAACGGACCGCGAATCCAGAGACGGAGATCATCATGGGGATGATCATGTTTGATGATTTATTTATCGCCATGCATATTTCCTTTCTGTCGGGGTTGATCTTGACTGGAGGAACGTCCTTTTGGTCGGTGTTGGGAACCTCGCTGATGGCCTTGGGTTTTATCCTCGCCTTTCTTGTGCTGGGTAGAAAACTTGTGCCCGCAATAGACAAGCTACTGCAGGATAAGTCTTCCGAGTTATTTATATTGATTGTGTTCAGTCTTTTGTTCATCATTGCGGGCTTTTCCGAGACGATTCACGTGGCGGAGGCTATTGGCGCATTGATGGCTGGACTGGTCTTTGCCGACTCCAAGTACATCAAGAAGATCGAAGGTATGATTGCGCCTTATAGAGATTTCTTTGGCGCGATGTTCTTTTTTAGCTTCGGGTTGTCTATTGATATGTACACTTTAGGCGGTGCCGTGGGGTGGGCTGCTTTGGCGGCTGTCATCACCATCTTCGGAAACTTAGCCTCTGGCTACTTCGCCGCGAAATTTTCGGGCAGGAAACCTAAGGCCTCTTTTGATATTGGCTTTACCTTGTCAGCGCGCGGAGAATTCTCGATTATCATGGCTAATATAGGCAAAGCAGGTGCTTTGATGCCTATTATACAGTCTTTTGTGGTGGTGTATGTATTGATCTTGTCTATTGTCTCCCCCTTGTTAACAAAGGAATCGAGAAATCTGTGGCATCTGCTATTCGGAAAAGACCAAGCACCTGTTAAGGTCAAAAAGACACTCGAACAATTGGAAGAATCTGTCAAAAGATCTTCTTAG
- a CDS encoding amidohydrolase produces the protein MEPIKITTFQAYLFWENVEKNLQNLSLRLSGLKEKTDLIILPEMFNTGFTMNVEKCAETMNGRTMHWLYEHAKSYDCVIAGTLIIEEQGHYYNRFIWMSPDGSFVHYDKRHLFGMANEDKVFTAGTSRIVLNLKGWKVCPMICYDLRFPVWSRNLGAAYDLLVYTASWPDKRSSHWRSLIPARAIENQAYVIGVNRVGYDGNEIYYSGGSMCISPMGDVVYYKPEDEDLYTFTLNPADLIKSREQLPFLKDADQFSM, from the coding sequence ATGGAACCGATAAAGATTACAACATTTCAAGCATATTTATTTTGGGAAAACGTAGAGAAGAATCTGCAGAATTTATCACTACGTTTGTCGGGGTTGAAGGAGAAGACGGATTTAATTATCTTACCGGAAATGTTTAACACGGGCTTCACCATGAATGTCGAAAAGTGTGCCGAAACCATGAATGGGCGCACCATGCACTGGTTATATGAACACGCAAAGTCTTACGACTGCGTTATTGCAGGGACGCTCATCATTGAAGAACAAGGCCATTATTACAATCGCTTCATCTGGATGTCGCCCGACGGTAGCTTTGTGCATTATGACAAGCGGCATCTCTTTGGCATGGCCAATGAGGATAAAGTTTTTACGGCGGGAACATCACGCATTGTGCTGAACCTCAAAGGCTGGAAGGTATGTCCAATGATTTGTTACGATCTACGCTTCCCCGTTTGGTCCCGCAATTTGGGAGCAGCCTACGATCTTTTAGTGTATACGGCTAGCTGGCCAGATAAACGCTCGTCCCATTGGCGATCGCTAATCCCTGCGCGAGCCATAGAAAACCAAGCTTATGTGATTGGCGTGAACCGTGTAGGATATGATGGCAACGAAATCTATTACTCTGGCGGATCCATGTGTATCTCCCCCATGGGTGATGTGGTGTATTACAAACCAGAAGATGAGGATCTATATACATTTACACTGAATCCTGCCGATCTGATAAAATCGCGCGAGCAATTGCCTTTTCTAAAAGATGCGGATCAATTTTCGATGTAA